One Micromonospora sp. WMMD1120 genomic region harbors:
- a CDS encoding STAS domain-containing protein has product MWLSCENSAALLRVEVAGEIDMSNAHLLVELLESPAVAAVPLVTVDLSMVTFFGASGVDALVRMRALLSERGGGLTLRDPAPIVRRVLELTGTLALFGIPSAVRQGGVPTVPVAW; this is encoded by the coding sequence ATGTGGCTGAGCTGCGAGAACAGCGCGGCGCTGCTGCGCGTCGAGGTAGCCGGTGAGATCGACATGAGTAACGCGCACCTGCTCGTCGAGCTGCTGGAGAGCCCGGCGGTGGCGGCGGTGCCGCTGGTGACCGTGGACCTCTCCATGGTCACCTTCTTCGGCGCGTCCGGCGTCGACGCGTTGGTGCGGATGCGGGCACTGTTGAGCGAGCGGGGTGGCGGACTGACCCTGCGCGATCCTGCGCCGATCGTCCGCCGCGTGCTCGAGCTGACCGGCACCCTCGCCCTCTTCGGGATTCCGTCGGCGGTACGCCAGGGTGGCGTGCCGACCGTACCCGTGGCGTGGTGA
- a CDS encoding GAF and ANTAR domain-containing protein, translated as MTHAPTGPTGPTDPRDAFAELARIKLGETNLDEVLRRVAELARRVLPTEVEVSVTLLRGDAGHTAVFTDDLARELDERQYTQGRGPCLDASRSGDVVSVPDLAIEDRWPDWAAGGVRAGVRSSASIGLPIQDAVVGALNVYARTPHALDDHDTIGVLQTFAAYAAVALANAHLYDSTATLARQMQDAMATRAVIEQAKGILMAERRCTPDRAFAILARVSQDSNRKVRDVAQALVDRAARTPRA; from the coding sequence ATGACCCATGCACCGACCGGCCCTACCGGCCCGACGGACCCCCGCGACGCCTTCGCCGAGCTGGCCCGCATCAAGCTCGGTGAGACCAACCTCGACGAGGTGCTACGACGCGTCGCGGAACTGGCCAGGCGGGTGCTGCCCACCGAGGTCGAGGTGTCCGTCACCCTGCTGCGCGGCGACGCCGGGCACACGGCGGTGTTCACCGACGACCTGGCCCGCGAGTTGGACGAGCGGCAGTACACCCAGGGGCGCGGCCCCTGCCTGGACGCCTCCAGGAGCGGTGACGTGGTGTCGGTGCCCGACCTCGCCATCGAGGATCGCTGGCCGGACTGGGCCGCGGGCGGGGTGCGGGCCGGCGTGCGCAGCTCGGCCTCGATCGGCCTGCCCATCCAGGACGCGGTCGTCGGCGCGCTCAACGTCTATGCCCGAACCCCGCACGCCCTCGACGACCACGACACGATCGGCGTGCTACAGACCTTCGCCGCGTACGCCGCCGTCGCCCTGGCCAACGCCCACCTCTACGACAGCACCGCCACCCTCGCCCGGCAGATGCAGGACGCGATGGCCACCCGCGCCGTCATCGAGCAGGCCAAGGGCATCCTCATGGCCGAACGCCGCTGCACCCCCGACCGGGCGTTCGCCATCCTCGCCAGGGTGTCCCAGGACTCCAACCGCAAGGTCCGCGACGTCGCCCAGGCCCTCGTCGACCGCGCGGCCCGGACGCCCCGGGCCTGA
- a CDS encoding endonuclease/exonuclease/phosphatase family protein — protein sequence MRRTTLWSARALGALVGAVALVAALLPGTPAVAATVPFRAATLNIYYGLSQADFAHDLNLIAATADLVGLNEVGNRKAYLESWAADNGWWLYAPGGTNQAGEALIARKSVFDVLDRGSVFVCDTNGPGEVPPARYNNWVKYRHKASGRNVTQINAHAVAGIEDAGRPEDLPRTRCAEAQFQGLKDLAVAKQAEGQVIVSGDLNVDFSADRNHGYAKFPWQVFEANELPNLRSVYNLYGEQGAGTHGNRHIDYIYFWKRLPQYQLLWMTGYEIVGGTRSDHNGVVATFSIQT from the coding sequence ATGCGTAGGACAACGCTCTGGTCGGCCCGGGCCCTGGGCGCTCTGGTGGGTGCTGTAGCGCTGGTGGCGGCCCTGCTGCCCGGCACGCCGGCGGTCGCCGCGACGGTGCCGTTCCGGGCGGCGACGCTGAACATCTACTACGGGCTGAGCCAGGCCGACTTCGCCCACGACCTGAACCTGATCGCCGCCACGGCGGACCTCGTCGGTCTCAACGAGGTCGGCAACCGCAAGGCCTACCTGGAGAGCTGGGCCGCCGACAACGGCTGGTGGTTGTACGCCCCGGGCGGCACCAACCAGGCCGGCGAGGCGCTGATCGCCAGGAAGAGCGTCTTCGACGTACTCGATCGGGGTTCGGTCTTCGTGTGTGACACCAACGGTCCGGGCGAGGTGCCGCCCGCGCGGTACAACAACTGGGTCAAATACCGGCACAAGGCCAGCGGTCGCAACGTCACCCAGATCAACGCCCACGCGGTGGCGGGCATCGAGGACGCGGGCCGGCCCGAGGACCTGCCGCGCACCAGGTGCGCCGAGGCGCAGTTCCAGGGTCTCAAGGACCTGGCGGTCGCCAAGCAGGCCGAGGGGCAGGTCATCGTCAGCGGCGACCTCAACGTCGACTTCAGCGCCGACCGCAACCACGGGTACGCGAAGTTCCCGTGGCAGGTCTTCGAGGCCAACGAGCTGCCGAACCTGCGCTCGGTCTACAACCTGTACGGCGAGCAGGGCGCCGGGACGCACGGCAACCGGCACATCGACTACATCTACTTCTGGAAGCGGCTCCCGCAGTACCAGCTCCTCTGGATGACCGGCTACGAGATCGTCGGCGGCACCAGGTCCGACCACAACGGCGTGGTCGCGACGTTCTCCATCCAGACCTGA
- a CDS encoding SigE family RNA polymerase sigma factor codes for MRAEDEQAFREFVTAEMASLRKLAYVTCGDWHTAEDAVANALVKLYPRWRKLDRPDLYVKTMVYRAAIDETRRPWRRERAAGDAMPEVVARDPAVAVDERMRLWAALDAVPARQRAAVVLRHYLGLSLEDTADVLDCTVGTAKSQVFRGLAKLREALAGERINLTANPVEEWTNAVA; via the coding sequence GTGCGAGCCGAAGATGAGCAGGCGTTTCGCGAGTTCGTGACGGCAGAGATGGCATCGCTGCGCAAGTTGGCGTACGTCACCTGCGGCGACTGGCACACGGCGGAGGACGCCGTGGCGAACGCGCTGGTCAAGCTCTATCCGCGCTGGCGGAAGCTGGATCGGCCCGATCTCTACGTCAAGACGATGGTCTACCGGGCCGCGATCGACGAGACCCGTCGGCCCTGGCGACGCGAGCGGGCCGCCGGGGATGCCATGCCCGAGGTGGTGGCGCGGGACCCGGCCGTGGCGGTCGACGAGCGGATGCGCCTGTGGGCGGCGCTCGACGCCGTGCCGGCCCGGCAGCGGGCCGCCGTCGTGCTGCGCCACTACCTGGGTCTGAGCCTGGAGGACACGGCCGACGTCCTCGACTGCACGGTGGGCACGGCCAAGAGCCAGGTCTTCCGTGGCCTGGCGAAGCTGCGCGAGGCACTCGCCGGCGAACGCATCAACCTGACCGCGAATCCGGTGGAGGAGTGGACAAATGCAGTTGCCTGA
- a CDS encoding glycoside hydrolase family 6 protein: MATLSSLRRRSAAIGAAAVAGAVAVGVCLSVGTASAGTVSGSLYRDPSSAVVKWVAANPGDSRAAVIRDKIASQPQARWFANFNPSTVQAEVSAHIGAANAAQQIPVLAVYEITNRDCGGASAGGAPDLNQYQTWVSNFARGLGNQTVLIILETDSLALLTCLSSSEINARNQAISTATRTIKSANPNAKVYLDAGHSTWNSAGETANRLRAAGVQYADGFFSNVSNYNSTANEANFGRAVISALNGMGLTGKRQVIDTSRNGGASGDWCGDDNTDRRIGQYPTTNTGDANIDAYLWVKPPGEADGCRYTAGSFQPDLAFSLANGAPNPPTTTPPTTTPPTTTPPTTEPPTTPPTTPPAGDGCSASVAVNQWAGGFTADVTVTAGQSAINGWTVTVALPSGASVTGTWNAQASGTSGNVQFRNVSYNGRLAGRQSTNFGFQGTGTGPGATATCVTA, from the coding sequence GTGGCTACCCTCTCCTCGCTTCGCCGCAGATCGGCGGCCATCGGCGCGGCGGCCGTCGCGGGCGCCGTCGCCGTCGGTGTCTGCCTCAGCGTCGGCACCGCCTCTGCCGGCACGGTGTCCGGGTCGCTCTACCGCGACCCGAGTTCGGCGGTCGTCAAATGGGTCGCCGCCAACCCCGGCGACTCCCGTGCCGCTGTCATCCGCGACAAGATCGCAAGCCAGCCGCAGGCCCGCTGGTTCGCCAACTTCAACCCGTCCACCGTGCAGGCCGAGGTCTCCGCGCACATCGGCGCCGCCAACGCGGCGCAGCAGATCCCGGTGCTGGCGGTGTACGAGATCACCAACCGGGACTGTGGCGGGGCCAGCGCGGGCGGGGCGCCGGACCTGAACCAGTACCAGACGTGGGTGTCCAACTTCGCCAGGGGGCTGGGCAACCAGACCGTCCTGATCATCCTGGAGACCGACTCGCTCGCCCTGCTGACCTGCCTGAGCAGCAGTGAGATCAACGCGCGTAACCAGGCGATCTCGACGGCCACCCGGACCATCAAGTCGGCCAACCCCAACGCCAAGGTGTACCTCGACGCCGGCCACTCCACCTGGAACAGCGCGGGTGAGACCGCCAACCGGCTCCGGGCGGCCGGCGTGCAGTACGCCGACGGCTTCTTCAGCAACGTGTCGAACTACAACTCCACCGCCAACGAGGCGAACTTCGGCCGGGCGGTCATCTCCGCCCTCAACGGCATGGGCCTCACCGGCAAGCGCCAGGTCATCGACACCAGCCGCAACGGCGGGGCCAGCGGCGACTGGTGCGGCGACGACAACACCGACCGGCGCATCGGGCAGTACCCGACGACGAACACCGGGGACGCCAACATCGACGCGTACCTCTGGGTGAAGCCGCCGGGCGAGGCGGACGGCTGCCGGTACACGGCCGGCTCGTTCCAGCCCGACCTGGCCTTCAGCCTGGCCAACGGCGCGCCCAACCCGCCGACGACCACGCCCCCGACGACCACGCCCCCGACGACCACGCCCCCGACGACCGAGCCCCCCACCACGCCGCCGACCACGCCGCCGGCCGGTGACGGCTGCTCCGCGTCGGTGGCGGTCAACCAGTGGGCCGGCGGCTTCACGGCGGACGTGACGGTCACCGCCGGTCAGTCGGCGATCAACGGCTGGACCGTGACCGTCGCGCTGCCCAGCGGCGCCTCGGTCACCGGCACCTGGAACGCCCAGGCCAGCGGCACCAGCGGCAACGTCCAGTTCAGGAACGTGAGCTACAACGGTCGTCTCGCCGGCCGGCAGTCGACGAACTTCGGCTTCCAGGGCACCGGCACCGGTCCGGGTGCCACGGCCACCTGCGTGACCGCCTGA
- a CDS encoding M23 family metallopeptidase yields MILNEEPPPVPGRTASHDDPPPEDLDGIAYLRGLSRRGFLTGAALAASGVSAAFALLPGSARAAGSYLRPCGNARISSSWADHRNRTPPSGEPGTDYAVGTGTPVLAAANGTIRLVKTDTSTATGRVVGMAHDDGNYTRHLHLSSIAVSTGQRVSRGQTIAYSGASANGSDNGVGPHVHTSLWLNTGSPTDFRATVDFENHVGDVANPNPPDQEVDDVFIANVKGNWYLVVPQGTAKPRAVVLGGDSNAAASGIPVLNFSWDPSINALRAAVDGIG; encoded by the coding sequence ATGATCCTCAACGAGGAGCCTCCCCCCGTCCCTGGCCGGACCGCCAGCCACGACGATCCGCCGCCCGAGGATCTCGACGGCATCGCCTACCTGCGTGGGCTCTCCCGGCGGGGGTTCCTCACCGGCGCCGCGCTGGCGGCATCCGGCGTCTCCGCCGCGTTCGCCCTGTTGCCGGGCTCCGCGCGGGCGGCTGGCAGCTACCTGCGGCCGTGCGGAAACGCCCGGATCTCCAGCTCCTGGGCGGACCACCGAAACCGGACTCCCCCATCGGGCGAGCCGGGCACCGACTACGCGGTCGGGACCGGAACCCCCGTCCTGGCCGCGGCGAACGGCACGATCCGTCTCGTGAAGACCGACACCTCCACCGCGACGGGACGCGTCGTGGGGATGGCGCACGACGACGGCAACTACACCCGGCACCTGCACCTGTCCTCGATCGCCGTCTCCACGGGGCAACGGGTGTCACGCGGCCAGACGATCGCGTACTCCGGCGCCTCGGCGAACGGAAGTGACAACGGCGTCGGCCCCCATGTGCACACCAGCCTCTGGCTGAACACCGGCAGCCCGACGGACTTCCGCGCGACAGTGGATTTCGAGAACCACGTCGGGGACGTCGCCAACCCGAATCCGCCCGACCAGGAGGTAGACGACGTGTTCATCGCGAACGTGAAGGGCAACTGGTACCTGGTGGTCCCCCAGGGCACCGCCAAGCCGCGCGCGGTGGTGCTCGGCGGCGACAGCAACGCCGCGGCATCCGGCATCCCGGTCCTCAACTTCAGTTGGGACCCGTCGATCAACGCGCTCCGGGCGGCGGTCGACGGCATCGGTTGA
- a CDS encoding FomB family phosphonate monophosphate kinase: MSAGTPGGSAGTASRSTDGTPIRFSTVVDLNLFRVRLSSNVEDFSATSYFTRFGPDVPGATADFEVRCIDLARDRIDESVVRDQIDDTVRAKRMARGYYRGPYFGAPAYLVTRGRTFSVYGTSLERLVWPYFVKYLLCVYAAGEGYADLKAGGFASPEGGATLLFGQSGGGKTVFLTQACLGGARFLTNTHTLLRDGVAHAVPSAIRVRADDVFRATIARLRLPRHLEQGEYIARPEQLFPAPPVDAAPVRNIVIMGRRSAGAPALERVSSSTATAFLDQFGMGVTTYGLKDDLISHFAHDIDAFAEHYGRMKKAIAEMCEGSRCYVSRVDMTDVAIRRAVLEQLSA, translated from the coding sequence ATGAGCGCCGGCACGCCGGGCGGGTCGGCGGGGACGGCGTCGAGGTCGACGGACGGCACGCCGATCCGGTTCTCGACGGTGGTGGATCTCAACCTGTTCCGGGTGCGGTTGTCGAGCAACGTGGAGGACTTCTCCGCCACCTCCTACTTCACGCGATTCGGGCCGGACGTCCCCGGTGCGACGGCGGACTTCGAGGTTCGGTGCATCGACCTGGCCCGCGACCGCATCGACGAGAGCGTCGTCCGGGACCAGATCGACGACACGGTACGGGCGAAGCGGATGGCCAGGGGCTACTACCGTGGCCCCTACTTCGGCGCTCCGGCCTACCTGGTGACGAGGGGTCGCACGTTCTCGGTGTACGGCACGTCCCTGGAACGGCTGGTCTGGCCCTACTTCGTCAAGTACCTCCTCTGCGTCTACGCGGCGGGTGAGGGCTACGCGGACCTCAAGGCGGGCGGCTTCGCCTCCCCCGAGGGTGGCGCGACACTCCTCTTCGGCCAGAGCGGCGGGGGAAAGACCGTCTTCCTGACGCAGGCGTGTCTCGGCGGCGCGCGCTTCCTCACGAACACACACACCCTTCTCCGCGACGGGGTGGCGCACGCGGTGCCGTCCGCCATCCGGGTTCGGGCGGACGACGTGTTCCGTGCCACGATCGCCCGGCTGCGCCTGCCCCGGCACCTCGAGCAGGGCGAGTACATCGCCCGCCCGGAGCAACTGTTCCCGGCTCCGCCGGTCGATGCCGCGCCGGTACGCAACATCGTCATCATGGGGCGGCGGTCAGCCGGCGCGCCGGCCCTCGAGCGGGTCTCGTCGTCGACGGCGACCGCCTTCCTGGACCAGTTCGGGATGGGCGTCACCACCTACGGCCTGAAGGACGACCTCATCTCCCACTTCGCGCACGACATCGACGCCTTCGCGGAACACTACGGCCGGATGAAGAAGGCGATCGCCGAGATGTGTGAGGGTTCGCGCTGCTACGTCTCCCGCGTCGACATGACGGACGTCGCGATCCGGCGCGCGGTGCTGGAGCAGCTCTCCGCGTGA
- a CDS encoding SRPBCC family protein — protein sequence MPIVEVKHVIAAAPELAWAAVIDIELYADHMDNVRSVKITKQLGPDHRISEWSTFLKGSILEWAEEETLDHEKMRISFHQVSGDLERFTGYWQVTENGDEGSALTLYVDFEIGIPLLADMLNPVAATALQENAVQMLQAIESRVLSGN from the coding sequence GTGCCGATCGTCGAGGTGAAACACGTCATTGCGGCCGCGCCCGAGCTCGCCTGGGCGGCGGTTATCGACATCGAGCTCTACGCCGACCACATGGACAACGTCCGTTCGGTGAAGATCACTAAACAGCTCGGGCCCGACCACCGGATCAGTGAGTGGTCGACGTTCCTCAAGGGGTCGATTCTGGAGTGGGCCGAGGAGGAGACCCTCGACCACGAGAAAATGCGCATCTCGTTCCATCAGGTGAGCGGCGATCTTGAACGGTTCACCGGCTACTGGCAGGTGACGGAGAACGGTGACGAAGGCAGCGCGCTGACGCTGTACGTCGACTTCGAGATCGGCATTCCGCTGCTCGCCGACATGCTCAATCCGGTCGCGGCCACCGCATTGCAGGAGAACGCGGTGCAGATGTTGCAGGCGATCGAGAGCCGCGTCCTGTCCGGCAACTGA
- a CDS encoding ABC transporter ATP-binding protein, which produces MHPSATRAVSSSGDPSAKPDPGRTLVVSALSFRYPGQREPVLHDVSFEVRPGQSLGLLGANGSGKSTLLNALLRVRPGDHGGEVTVGGVAGFDRILVGYATQQIALYQQLTVAENVRHVARTLLPRRAVAAAVERTLGEFGLTGRAGQPVHRLSGGWARLTHLAASFVHEPPLRLLDEPTAALDFETRTRLVELVDRWRQAGATVVVTSHYPEDIEEMCTDAVVLGNGTVGQRRPVADLLAGYHRELVIKTVTSEDLPRTVRMPLPGTVGDLGPGVAHLLATSAADRLLEVHTTGSRLRDVLVADPRLQGVLDAEDR; this is translated from the coding sequence ATGCATCCCTCTGCCACCCGCGCCGTCTCCTCGTCCGGAGACCCGTCGGCGAAGCCCGACCCGGGTCGGACCCTGGTTGTCTCCGCCCTGTCCTTCCGCTATCCCGGGCAACGCGAACCGGTGCTGCACGACGTGTCGTTCGAGGTCCGGCCCGGTCAGTCCCTGGGGCTCCTCGGGGCCAACGGATCAGGAAAGAGCACACTGCTCAATGCTCTCCTGCGGGTGCGCCCCGGCGACCACGGCGGCGAGGTCACTGTGGGCGGGGTGGCCGGGTTCGACCGCATCCTGGTGGGCTACGCCACCCAGCAGATCGCGCTCTACCAGCAGTTGACGGTGGCCGAGAACGTTCGTCACGTCGCCCGGACGCTGTTGCCCCGGCGGGCGGTGGCCGCCGCTGTCGAGCGCACCCTCGGCGAGTTCGGGCTCACCGGACGGGCCGGGCAACCGGTGCACCGGCTCTCCGGCGGCTGGGCGCGACTGACCCACCTCGCCGCCAGCTTCGTGCACGAGCCGCCACTGCGCCTACTGGACGAGCCGACCGCGGCCCTGGATTTCGAGACCCGTACCCGGCTGGTGGAGCTCGTCGACCGGTGGCGGCAGGCCGGTGCCACCGTTGTGGTCACCTCGCACTACCCGGAGGACATCGAGGAGATGTGCACCGACGCGGTGGTGCTGGGCAACGGCACCGTCGGGCAGCGCCGGCCGGTCGCCGACCTGCTCGCGGGCTACCACCGGGAGTTGGTGATCAAGACGGTCACGTCGGAGGACCTGCCGCGTACCGTCCGGATGCCGCTGCCGGGGACCGTCGGCGACCTCGGTCCGGGAGTCGCCCACCTCCTCGCGACGTCCGCCGCCGATCGGCTGCTCGAGGTCCACACCACCGGCTCCCGGCTGCGCGACGTGCTCGTCGCCGATCCTCGGCTGCAAGGGGTGCTCGATGCCGAAGACCGCTGA
- a CDS encoding ABC transporter permease, with product MPKTADRPAFWSVVAAFAVSDSRILWRMRTPLAFMFAVPAVLAVTLGPAVSGAGAGGSAVPGRSMVGIAVMFSFMTVNYTGLALFREYTNHTWVRQAVNRPARTAFLLGKMLPVAAAGLIQLGIFAAVAFVAYGLPLHGSPAQLLVVAVALVAAGCALGAVLFVVTRTAPVFQSIAYVLLLTTGSVGGAIVPSDQLPAVSRAMGFLTPQHWAMRALDETTSGAGSWGPTVQAVAVIGALALVLAVVAVVGVGYNLEKSAFT from the coding sequence ATGCCGAAGACCGCTGACCGGCCCGCGTTCTGGTCCGTCGTGGCGGCGTTCGCGGTGAGCGACAGCCGGATCCTGTGGCGGATGCGGACCCCGCTCGCCTTCATGTTCGCGGTGCCCGCGGTGCTGGCCGTCACGCTCGGCCCGGCGGTGTCCGGCGCCGGTGCCGGCGGGTCCGCCGTCCCCGGCCGGTCCATGGTCGGCATAGCGGTCATGTTCAGCTTCATGACCGTCAACTACACCGGGCTGGCCCTGTTCCGCGAATACACCAACCACACCTGGGTCCGGCAGGCGGTGAACCGTCCCGCGCGCACGGCGTTCCTGCTCGGCAAGATGCTCCCGGTCGCGGCGGCCGGCCTGATCCAGCTGGGCATCTTCGCCGCCGTCGCGTTCGTCGCGTACGGGCTGCCGTTGCACGGTTCGCCCGCGCAGCTCCTCGTCGTCGCGGTGGCGCTGGTCGCGGCCGGCTGCGCGCTCGGCGCGGTGCTGTTCGTCGTGACCCGTACCGCGCCGGTCTTCCAGAGCATCGCCTACGTGCTGCTGCTCACCACCGGCAGTGTCGGCGGCGCGATCGTGCCCTCCGACCAACTGCCCGCGGTGTCCCGCGCGATGGGCTTCCTCACCCCGCAGCACTGGGCGATGCGCGCCCTCGACGAGACGACCAGCGGGGCCGGCTCGTGGGGTCCCACGGTGCAGGCCGTCGCCGTCATCGGGGCGTTGGCCCTGGTGCTCGCCGTCGTCGCGGTCGTCGGCGTCGGCTACAACCTCGAGAAGTCGGCGTTCACCTGA
- a CDS encoding aspartate aminotransferase family protein, whose amino-acid sequence MSGPRNAVDAGDVLDRVRRHQSPRVALTSTFAGQGAVEVGAGGCRVRLSDGREMLDFGSYAVTLLGHRHPDVVAAVREQLDVMPTASRTLANPVTAHAAATVSAYLDHALPRVYFGLNGADVVEVALKLARLTTGRRRVVAVDGAFHGKSLGALALTHSAHFRDGLEDYLADTAHVAGDDPDAVGRELARGDVAALVVEPVQGENGAVPIAPEVLRAWCASAQEHDVVVIADEIQCGLRRCGERSVALSAGLPVDAVLLGKPLGGGVVPLSAGLFSERLYRPLADNPFLHSATFGGHPLSCAALPAALNAIEALAPRGQAIEAQMSRGLADLRQAHPAAITAVRGRGLLWGIDLATPALAGEVLLGLAGAGLLVSPCLSRASTLRLLPPLVAGDGEVADALKMLDTTIAAAEHTLEGA is encoded by the coding sequence ATGAGCGGGCCACGGAACGCCGTCGACGCCGGCGACGTGCTCGACCGGGTACGCCGACACCAGTCGCCCCGGGTCGCGCTGACGTCGACGTTCGCCGGGCAGGGAGCGGTCGAGGTCGGCGCCGGCGGCTGCCGGGTCCGACTGTCCGACGGCCGGGAGATGCTCGACTTCGGGTCGTACGCGGTGACCCTGCTCGGCCACCGGCACCCCGACGTGGTCGCGGCGGTCCGCGAGCAGCTCGACGTGATGCCGACCGCCAGCCGTACGCTGGCCAACCCGGTCACGGCGCACGCCGCCGCGACGGTCTCCGCCTACCTCGACCACGCCCTACCCCGCGTCTACTTCGGGCTCAACGGCGCCGACGTCGTCGAGGTGGCCCTCAAGCTCGCCCGGCTGACGACCGGCCGCAGGCGGGTCGTCGCCGTCGACGGCGCGTTCCACGGCAAGTCACTGGGCGCGCTGGCGCTCACCCACAGCGCGCACTTCCGCGACGGTCTGGAGGACTACCTCGCCGACACCGCGCACGTCGCGGGCGACGATCCGGACGCGGTCGGACGCGAACTCGCCCGGGGCGACGTCGCGGCGCTGGTCGTCGAACCGGTCCAGGGCGAGAACGGCGCGGTCCCCATCGCCCCGGAGGTGCTGCGGGCCTGGTGTGCCAGCGCCCAGGAGCACGACGTCGTGGTGATCGCCGACGAGATCCAGTGCGGGCTGCGCCGGTGCGGCGAGCGGTCGGTCGCGCTGTCGGCCGGGCTGCCCGTCGACGCGGTCCTGCTCGGCAAGCCGCTCGGCGGCGGTGTGGTCCCGCTGTCGGCCGGCCTCTTCTCGGAGCGGCTCTACCGGCCGCTGGCCGACAACCCGTTCCTGCACTCGGCGACCTTCGGCGGCCACCCGCTCAGTTGCGCGGCGCTGCCGGCCGCCCTGAACGCGATCGAGGCGCTCGCCCCGCGGGGCCAGGCCATCGAGGCGCAGATGAGCCGCGGCCTGGCGGACCTGCGGCAGGCGCACCCGGCCGCGATCACCGCCGTACGGGGTCGAGGGCTGCTGTGGGGCATCGACCTCGCCACCCCGGCGCTGGCCGGGGAGGTGCTGCTCGGCCTCGCGGGCGCCGGCCTGCTGGTGTCGCCCTGCCTCAGCCGGGCCTCGACACTGCGGCTCCTGCCGCCGCTCGTCGCCGGTGACGGGGAGGTGGCCGACGCGCTGAAGATGCTGGACACCACGATCGCCGCCGCGGAACACACGTTGGAGGGCGCCTGA
- a CDS encoding acyl-CoA dehydrogenase family protein — translation MTSPTDLAATIWPDVTHLLPDATVALVGAAAEEADRDGKPNAAGLDALRAVRWPGLPVPTQFGGGGAGLLACCAAQRRIGAADPALAIAVNMHLFSVGLMVEHWRRRSDVSWMLMEAIATQGRLVASAFAEPNLGGSVVRSTIRARRTAKGWQLSGRKSPCSLIAEADLVCLQVQSDPADGPEEVHVLLLPTKAEGVSVSQTWDTMSMRGSGSDTLVLDDCHVPDDLVFYSGPIGEDDDVVAAGLIWFALTSVAVYLGLAQAALHATQTLTGRGRIAHLDATRAELPSYQSVVGDQAARLLTLEAACAGLAAQMDAGADPQLLLPAALGLKHSAAEVVPAAVGALTEACGGVALSRRMPLERLWRDAQAIRFHPPTGAATRQYLGRLALRVPAFLDLDESAPRLRAATAGDGEHPGTTHADPDHRRTP, via the coding sequence ATGACATCACCCACCGACCTCGCGGCCACCATCTGGCCGGACGTCACGCACCTCCTGCCCGACGCGACGGTGGCTCTCGTCGGCGCCGCGGCCGAGGAGGCCGACCGTGACGGGAAGCCCAACGCCGCCGGGCTCGACGCGCTGCGAGCCGTACGCTGGCCGGGCCTGCCGGTGCCGACCCAGTTCGGCGGGGGAGGCGCTGGTCTGCTCGCCTGCTGTGCCGCGCAGCGCCGGATCGGCGCGGCCGACCCGGCGCTCGCCATCGCTGTCAACATGCATCTCTTCTCGGTCGGTCTGATGGTCGAGCACTGGCGTCGCCGGTCCGACGTGTCGTGGATGCTCATGGAGGCCATCGCCACGCAGGGCCGCCTGGTCGCCTCGGCCTTCGCCGAGCCGAACCTCGGCGGGTCGGTGGTGCGCTCCACGATCCGGGCCCGACGGACGGCGAAGGGGTGGCAACTCAGCGGCCGGAAGAGCCCCTGTTCCCTGATCGCCGAAGCCGACCTGGTCTGCCTCCAGGTGCAGTCCGACCCGGCCGACGGGCCGGAGGAGGTGCACGTGCTCCTGCTGCCGACGAAGGCCGAGGGGGTCAGCGTCTCGCAGACCTGGGACACCATGTCCATGCGTGGCTCCGGCTCGGACACGCTGGTGCTCGACGACTGTCACGTCCCGGACGACCTGGTCTTCTACAGCGGTCCCATCGGCGAGGACGACGACGTCGTCGCGGCCGGGCTGATCTGGTTCGCGCTCACCAGCGTCGCGGTCTACCTCGGACTCGCGCAGGCGGCGCTGCACGCCACCCAGACCCTGACCGGGCGGGGCCGGATCGCCCATCTCGACGCCACCCGGGCCGAACTTCCCAGCTACCAGTCCGTCGTCGGGGACCAGGCCGCCCGGCTCCTGACCCTGGAGGCCGCGTGCGCCGGGCTGGCGGCGCAGATGGACGCCGGCGCCGATCCCCAACTGCTGCTCCCGGCCGCCCTGGGTTTGAAGCACAGCGCGGCCGAGGTCGTCCCCGCCGCCGTCGGCGCGCTGACCGAGGCGTGTGGCGGCGTCGCGTTGAGCCGGCGGATGCCGCTCGAACGGCTCTGGCGGGACGCGCAGGCGATCCGCTTCCACCCGCCGACCGGGGCCGCCACCCGCCAGTACCTCGGCCGCCTGGCCCTGCGGGTGCCGGCGTTCCTCGACCTCGACGAGTCCGCGCCGCGGCTGCGGGCCGCCACGGCCGGCGATGGTGAGCACCCTGGTACGACCCACGCCGACCCAGACCACAGGAGGACACCGTGA